A genome region from Clostridia bacterium includes the following:
- the hisIE gene encoding bifunctional phosphoribosyl-AMP cyclohydrolase/phosphoribosyl-ATP diphosphatase HisIE yields MADLFDELKFDDRGLIPVVTQDDRTDEVLMVAYMNREALEKSIETGTVHYWSRSRNKLWLKGETSGHFQYIKSISYDCDGDTLLIKAEQKGSACHTGHHSCFFRKMDMESIKNTTGSSAVEESKATESVDTAKHSSSADLSEVLQEVYNVVADRKLHPKEGSYTNYLFEKGIDKILKKVGEETAEVIIASKNKDGSEIKGEIADLMYHLCVLMVERGVKLEDIYKELAGRR; encoded by the coding sequence ATGGCAGATTTGTTTGATGAACTGAAATTTGATGATAGAGGTTTGATTCCTGTAGTCACTCAGGACGACAGAACAGATGAAGTTCTTATGGTTGCGTATATGAACAGGGAGGCCCTGGAAAAGTCCATTGAGACAGGTACAGTGCATTACTGGAGCAGAAGCAGAAATAAACTTTGGCTTAAAGGTGAAACTTCCGGGCATTTTCAATATATAAAATCCATAAGTTATGATTGTGACGGAGATACGCTGCTGATAAAAGCGGAACAGAAAGGCTCAGCCTGTCATACGGGACATCATTCCTGCTTTTTCAGGAAGATGGATATGGAGAGTATCAAAAATACAACAGGTAGTTCAGCAGTGGAAGAAAGCAAAGCAACTGAAAGTGTAGATACTGCCAAACATAGTTCTTCAGCAGATTTATCGGAAGTACTGCAGGAAGTTTACAATGTTGTTGCAGACAGAAAATTACACCCGAAAGAAGGATCTTATACAAACTATCTGTTTGAAAAGGGTATAGATAAGATCCTGAAAAAAGTGGGAGAAGAAACGGCTGAAGTTATTATAGCATCAAAGAATAAAGATGGCTCGGAAATCAAGGGCGAAATAGCAGACCTTATGTATCATCTTTGTGTACTGATGGTTGAAAGAGGCGTAAAGCTTGAGGATATATATAAGGAATTGGCCGGGAGAAGATAG
- the hisF gene encoding imidazole glycerol phosphate synthase subunit HisF has translation MLTKRIIPCLDVHAGRVVKGVNFVNIRDAGDPVEIAAIYDKAGADELTFLDITASSDARSIMLDVVSRVAEQVFIPFTVGGGIRTVEDFREILKAGADKISVNSAALKRPELISEAAWRFGSQCVVVAIDAKKRQDGSGWEVYLNGGRVNTGKDAVLWAIEAEKLGAGEILLTSMDCDGTKSGYDIELTRKISESVKIPVIASGGAGTMEHFYDALTEGKADAVLAASLFHFREMEIRDLKKYLRDRQIEVRL, from the coding sequence ATGCTAACTAAGAGAATTATACCTTGTCTCGATGTACATGCAGGCAGGGTTGTAAAGGGTGTAAACTTTGTAAATATAAGAGATGCCGGTGATCCTGTTGAAATTGCGGCTATATATGATAAAGCCGGTGCAGATGAGCTTACTTTCCTCGATATTACAGCTTCAAGTGATGCCCGTAGTATAATGCTTGATGTTGTAAGCAGGGTAGCTGAACAAGTATTCATACCCTTTACTGTAGGCGGCGGTATAAGAACAGTAGAAGATTTCAGGGAAATACTTAAAGCCGGAGCAGATAAGATATCGGTGAATTCTGCAGCTCTAAAAAGGCCGGAGTTGATATCCGAGGCTGCCTGGCGTTTTGGAAGCCAATGCGTGGTTGTTGCCATAGATGCTAAGAAAAGACAGGACGGCTCAGGGTGGGAAGTATACCTGAACGGGGGAAGAGTAAATACAGGCAAGGATGCTGTCTTATGGGCTATCGAAGCAGAAAAGCTTGGCGCAGGAGAGATACTTCTGACAAGTATGGACTGTGATGGTACTAAAAGCGGTTATGATATAGAATTAACCAGAAAAATATCTGAAAGTGTAAAAATACCTGTTATCGCTTCAGGCGGAGCAGGTACTATGGAACATTTCTATGATGCCCTGACTGAGGGAAAAGCTGATGCTGTGTTGGCTGCATCACTCTTTCATTTCAGGGAAATGGAAATACGCGATTTAAAGAAGTATCTGAGAGATAGGCAGATAGAGGTAAGGCTGTAA